A single region of the Malaclemys terrapin pileata isolate rMalTer1 chromosome 4, rMalTer1.hap1, whole genome shotgun sequence genome encodes:
- the LOC128837171 gene encoding uncharacterized protein LOC128837171 isoform X1 — translation MMERGHDRDTLQCRIKVKELQSAYCKAHDANGRLDAPPTTCRFYKELDAILGVNPTSTPSTTIDTSEPVWGRGKEEEEENGSDGGGPDGDTPESLEPCSQELFSSQEEGSQSQRPVLGGGQTEEQVPTASTLRPQPSLLSPAQRLQRLRKRQRKSKDDMLQEVMRQSIKENEKAQNWRERESRIRQENAAHRQQSTVQRQQSIDRLISILGHQADAIQELVAMQKEEQYRKRHSPCPKTLSIVPHCHLQPTFPNFRVLHTTRCLQHQYLHHPSLKTPTLTLCTQPPSPCSIAILKCSTHCTAHQTGHTRICDCTVHHSTPLFLFNKWL, via the exons atgatggaaaggggccatgaccgggacaccctgcagtgcaggattaaagtgaaggagctgcagagtgcctactgcaaagcccacgacgcaaacggccgcttggatgctccccccacgacctgccgattctacaaagagctggatgcgatacttggggttaaccccacctccactccgagcaccaccatagACACTTCAGAaccggtgtgggggagggggaaggaagaggaggaggaaaacgggagtgatggtggtgggccggatggagacaccccggaatccctggagccatgcagccaggagctcttctcgagccaggaagaaggtagccagtcgcagcggccggtacttggtggaggacaaacagaagagcaggttccca ctgcatcaaccttgagacctcagccgtccctcctatcgcctgctcagagactgcaaagactcaggaagagacagcgaaaaagcaaagatgacatgctgcaagaagtgatgcggcaatctattaaagagaatgagaaagcacagaactggagggagagagaaagcaggatccgccaggaaaacgcagcgcaccggcagcaaagcaccgttcaaaggcagcaaagcattgataggctcataagcatcctggggcaccaagcagatgctatccaggagctggtagccatgcagaaagaggagcagtaccgcaaacgccacagcccttgtcccaaaactctttccattgtgccccactgtcacctccaacccacttttcccaacttccgtgttcttcacaccacccgttgcctccaacaccagtatcttcaccacccatcCCTGAAAACcccgacccttaccctctgcactcaacccccatcaccatgcagtatagctatcctgaagtgcagcactcactgcacagcacaccagacaggacatacgcgaatctgtgattgtactgttcaccactccacccccttgtttcttttcaataaatggctttga
- the LOC128836969 gene encoding probable G-protein coupled receptor 152 encodes MEPFNSSHANQTEPFIPASWRAAFLIGTLGIGLPANAFIIWLTGWRLRRRGLSVFILSLATSDFLFLFLTVMQIMETLLDDNWVLGTPMCRLRHVLYDLSYHCSLFLLAALSVDRCLLVLLPLWYRCHRPLWLSSYICLGAWLVAALLSIKGFIFANVVLHTDGVLVCSNNRGKYEWPLRLLEVLLEGLFPFIVMVTTHATTLSRTFRRHTRSPSQFYRIVAATLSAYVLLNLPFQIIQLLFLVSWQHKEFNYRIFPFMVYFGYLINLNSSINPLIYIFFGSNICTGCGRHTTSSLATALTEEQGKSPGDTPSMSFSA; translated from the coding sequence ATGGAGCCGTTTAACAGCTCGCACGCCAACCAGACGGAACCCTTTATTCCAGCATCATGGCGAGCAGCCTTCCTAATCGGCACGCTGGGCATCGGACTGCCCGCCAATGCCTTCATCATCTGGCTAACAGGGTGGCGGCTGCGGCGCCGGGGCCTCTCCGTCTTCATCCTAAGCCTGGCCACCTctgacttcctcttcctcttcctcacggTCATGCAGATCATGGAAACCCTGCTGGACGACAACTGGGTGCTGGGCACCCCCATGTGCCGCCTGCGCCACGTCCTCTACGACTTGAGCTACCACTGCAGCCTCTTCCTGCTGGCCGCCCTCAGTGTGGACCGCtgcctgctggtgctgctgccccTCTGGTACCGCTGCCACCGCCCCCTGTGGCTCTCCAGCTACATCTGCCTGGGCGCCTGGCTGGTGGCCGCCCTGCTCAGCATCAAAGGCTTCATCTTTGCCAACGTTGTCCTGCATACAGATGGGGTGCTCGTCTGCTCTAACAACCGGGGCAAATATGAGTGGCCCCTGCGcctgctggaggtgctgctggaGGGACTCTTCCCCTTCATCGTCATGGTGACCACCCATGCCACCACCTTGTCCCGCACCTTCCGGCGCCACACCCGGTCCCCCAGCCAGTTCTACCGCATTGTGGCCGCCACCCTGTCGGCCTATGTGCTGCTCAACCTCCCCTTCCAGATCATCCAGCTGCTCTTTCTGGTCTCCTGGCAGCACAAGGAGTTCAACTATCGCATCTTCCCCTTCATGGTCTACTTTGGCTACCTGATCAACCTCAACAGCAGCATCAACCCTCTCATCTACATCTTCTTCGGCTCCAACATCTGCACGGGCTGCGGCCGCCACACGACCTCCTCCCTTGCCACAGCCCTAACCGAGGAGCAAGGGAAAAGCCCTGGGGACACGCCCAGCATGTCCTTCTCAGCCTAG